The window GCAATCCACCAATACGCACCCACCCGCTGACCAAAAACGCCCAACACCGCGAGTTGGGTAATACACCAGTCCGACCCGAAAACCCACCCCCACCAGGCGAAACCAGACCCGCCATCCACGAAGGCCGGAAACTCCCGCTAGAGGGTATTTGCCGCACAGCGATGTTGGTCGCCGTCAGCCCGCTGATGTCATCGGCGCTGTCCGCCGTCAGCCCACCGCCGGGATTCGTCACCATGATGTTGGCGGGCTTGACATCTCGATGCACCCGGGTCGCACGGTTCTACAATCTGCCCTGGACACCATCCACTTCCTACGCCGCAACGAGGTTGCGGTGCCGGTGACAGCGTGCTGACAGCATCTTCTGGCCGCTGGGCAAGACCGCGCGGAGGGCGATACCGACCAGCGCCGCCACGCGCTCGCGAACATTCTCGGCGTCGAGCTGGTCGTGCCCATTCGGGTCGACCGGCGACCCGCGTCCAATTTCCGACTCCATCTCAAGGCCGGCGGGTTCTTGGGCCACTCAGAAGTGTCGCAGGCGCGCCGTAACGCAAGTTGGGGAAACGAGCTGTTCAGGTGCCATCTCGGGCCCAAGTCCAGGTCACGACGTCGATGCATCACAGAGGACGCCATCGGTGATATTGAGGGTGCGATCGGCATAGTGGGTCATCCTCAGATCGTGGGTAACGATGACCGCGGCGGTGTCGCGGGCGCGGACCTCGGTCACGATGAGTTCCATGACCTGTTCACCCAGCTTGGTGTCGAGCGCTGACGTGGGCTCGTCGATGAGCACCAGGTCGGGCTCATTCATGAACGCCCGGCCCACCGCCACCCGCTGACGCTCCCCGCCGGAGAGTTGGGCGGGCAGGTTGGACTTGCGCTTGTCGAGTCCCAGCTCGCCGAGCAGCTGATCGGCGCGCGCCGCCGACTTCTTTTTGTCACGCCTGCCGAACTCGGCAACCACCAGCAGATTCTCGCGGGCGGTGAGAAAGGGCACCAGGTTCACGCTCTGGAACACGAACCCAACGCTCTCGCGCCGGAACTTGGTGAGCCGCTTCGGGTCGTACCCGCTGATGTCGTCTCCGGCCACCACGACCCGGCCCTCCGACGGCGACAACAGGCCCCCCGCGATGGACAGTAGCGTCGTCTTGCCCGAACCCGAGGGTCCTACCAGTGCGACGATCTCCGCGTCGCCTACCTCGAGGGAGGCGCGGTCCACGGCGACGATCTCACCCTCCCCAGACTGGTAGACCTTGCGGATGTTCTCGAGTTGCAGCGCAGTCATAGGTTTCCTGGTCTCAGCCGATGGCAGTTGCGGGATCGATGCCGACGACGCGGCGCAGCGAGAGCGCGGAGCCGAGGGTTGACATGACGATCAGTCCCACCGCGACCTCGATTGCCCGGCCGCCAGTAAGTTGAAGCGGCACCTGCGCCGGGATCACACCCCGGGCAGCCAACGCCAGCATGGCACCCAGCACGAACGACAGGGCCGCGATCACGATCGCCTGCACGACCACCTGACCGAAGACCTGGCCACTTGACGCGCCCATGGCCTTGAACACGGCGTACATCCCGATGCGTTCGAGAGTGAGCAGAGCGAAGAAGAGCGCCACCACCAGAGCCGCCACGAAGAACGTCGTGTAGATGATGGCGTTGAACGTCGACCGTTGCTGCTTGATGCCCGGCAGCGAGTCGACAGCGAAGGAACGCGTCACAGTGTGGGTCGTCCCGCCGGTGGCAACGTCGATGGCTGCCGCAACCCGGGTCGGGTCCGCGCCGGCAGCGGTCGAGACCGTCAGCACCTGATACGTGCCGGGTGCCAGCACCTGGTCGGGTCGGGCCGAGGCCAGCGCGGCCTGCCAGGTCTCGACGTTGCCCCACAAGCCGCCTTGGATCAGGAAGTTGGTGTCGGACACCCAGCCGACGACCTCCACCGTGTATTGTGTGGGTCCAAGCAGCAAAGTCTGGCCCGCCCTGACCCCGTAGGCCTTCAGGCTCGTGTCCGCGTACACCTGGCCGGTCTGTCGGGGCGGGGCCGGCACACCGTGTGGCGCACGTTCATAACCGAAGAGCGCCACGCTGGCCTCCGTGGCCTGTCCGGGGACCTTGGCCCCGACCAGGGCGACTCCGAGGCCGCCGACTTGCTCGACGCCCGGCACGCGCTTGACCTCGGCCGTCGTGGCGGCGTCGATCCGCGAGCGGACCACCGACAGCTTGGCGTCGGCGGCGTAGGTCAGCAGCTGCCCCGGCTGGGCCCGCAGCGCCCCGGTGAATCCGTTGTAGAGGCCGTCCAGCAAGCCGCCCAGGACCAGCAGTAGCACGGTGAGGAGCACCAGGGCGATGACCGCAGGCGCAAACCGCCAGGGTCGGCGGCGCAACTCCAGCAGCGCTACCTTCATTCGATGCCGCCGAGTCCCGGACGACTTACCGCCTGGACCGGCTCGATGCGCAGCACGCGCCATACCGAGAAAGCCACGCCCAGGAGTGAGAGACCCACGATCACGACCGTGCTGGTGAGCAGCGCTCGCGGTTCGATGGTCAGCGGGAGGCCGGCGTTTGCCGTTGCGGTGGCCGCCAAGAGCAAACCCACGGCGATCAGCAACGCTACCCCCAGCACCAGGGTGACCTGATGGAACAGGCCTCGAACCAGATAGCTGGCCGGCACCCCCACCGCCCGCAGCAGCGTCAGGGATGCGGTCTTCTGAACGGTCAGGATCAGGAAGAAGAACCCGGTCACGAGGGCGACCACGACGACCGCGAGCGCCAGCACGATGGCGATCGATCCCTTCGTCGACGAGACGCCGGGCGCGTTGGCCACCGCCTCGCTGCGCGTCAGTGCGGCCACCCCTGGCACGGTGGCGTTGATGGACGCGGCGACCGCCTGCTGGCTCACCCCTGACGACGGGATCACCGCCACCGCTGAGGCCAGCACCGCGGTCGCGTCGGGGTTCGCTGCTTTGCGCAATGTCATGTAGGTGGCGTAGGCGACGAACAATGTCGGCAGCACGCTGAGCTGGCTCTGCTCGGTCAGACCCACGATGGTGACCGGCGACCTCCCGGCGGCAGTGGTCACCGTGTCGCCGATGGCGAGGCCCTGTGCCTCGGCGCTGGCCACCCCCTCGCCGGCCGCGGTGGCCGGTCGGCCGCTGATCAGCTTCGTGGGCTGACCGGGCTTGCCCGGTTCGGCTCCGATCACGGCCAAGTCGACCTGCTGACCTCTGGCCAGGAAGGTCAGCGTGGCCACGCCCAGTGGTCCGGCCTGGCCCACCCCCGGTACCGCGGCCACCTTGGCAACGATGTCCGGGCTCAGCACGCTGGCTTCGACATTCTCGCGAGCTTCTGAGCTGAAGACCAGGACGGTGCCCGACTGGTTCTGCAGCGCGCCGGTGAAGCTGTTGAGCAGCGCCGACAGCAGCGTCTGCTGGAAGAACACCAAGAAGATGAGCAGGCCGATAGCCCCGGCCAGCAGACCGAAACGCACGGGTGCACGCCGGATCTCACGACTGGCCAGGAGCACGAACCAACCCTACGGCGTGTGAGGCTCCCGCTTCCCCTGACTCCCAGCAGCACCGCGTCAGTTGATGTTCAGAGGCGAAGACTGACGATGACTGCCCCAGCAGGGAATTCGTCCAATGGCTTCCGGGGGTTGGTGATGTGCTGGCCGGGCCTCTGTGCGAGTGAAGTGACCAACGACTCGCGGCGCTGGTGCCCTTGCGCCCTAGCCGGGGACGAGCCGCCGGCGAAGCATCGACAACGTCCACACCGACGCGAAGTCGTGGTGGCGGAGGGGAGGAAGGGTCATGAAGTCGCTCATCGTCTGTGTTTCAATCTCGCAGGGCAACACCCGCCGCGTAGCCGATCGCATGGCTGAGGTGCTCCACGCCGATGTCGTCGAGCCCGAAGCGGTGGACCCCGAGGCGCTGCGTGACTACGACCTGGTCGGCTTCGGGTCGGGGATCTACTTCAATAGGGTCCATCCGAGGTTGTGGAAGTTGGTCCGTGGCCTGCCGCGCGTCGATGGCGTCGCAGCGTTCACGTTGTTCACCAGCGGCGGCCCCGAGCTCCCGCGGGTGGGCTACAGCCGACCGATCCGTCGCCAGCTCACGTCGAAGGGGTTTCGCGTCCTCGATTCGTTTTCCTGCCGCGGCCTCGACACTGTCGGGCCGTTGCGCCTCGTGGGCGGCTTCAACAAGGGACGGCCGAACGAGCGTGACCTCGATCGGGCTGCAGGGTTCGCGGCGCGGCTGAACGAGCAGGTCATGCGCTCGCGCACCGCTTCCTGACGTCAC is drawn from Actinomycetes bacterium and contains these coding sequences:
- a CDS encoding flavodoxin family protein codes for the protein MKSLIVCVSISQGNTRRVADRMAEVLHADVVEPEAVDPEALRDYDLVGFGSGIYFNRVHPRLWKLVRGLPRVDGVAAFTLFTSGGPELPRVGYSRPIRRQLTSKGFRVLDSFSCRGLDTVGPLRLVGGFNKGRPNERDLDRAAGFAARLNEQVMRSRTAS
- a CDS encoding ABC transporter permease yields the protein MLLASREIRRAPVRFGLLAGAIGLLIFLVFFQQTLLSALLNSFTGALQNQSGTVLVFSSEARENVEASVLSPDIVAKVAAVPGVGQAGPLGVATLTFLARGQQVDLAVIGAEPGKPGQPTKLISGRPATAAGEGVASAEAQGLAIGDTVTTAAGRSPVTIVGLTEQSQLSVLPTLFVAYATYMTLRKAANPDATAVLASAVAVIPSSGVSQQAVAASINATVPGVAALTRSEAVANAPGVSSTKGSIAIVLALAVVVVALVTGFFFLILTVQKTASLTLLRAVGVPASYLVRGLFHQVTLVLGVALLIAVGLLLAATATANAGLPLTIEPRALLTSTVVIVGLSLLGVAFSVWRVLRIEPVQAVSRPGLGGIE
- a CDS encoding ABC transporter permease, which codes for MKVALLELRRRPWRFAPAVIALVLLTVLLLVLGGLLDGLYNGFTGALRAQPGQLLTYAADAKLSVVRSRIDAATTAEVKRVPGVEQVGGLGVALVGAKVPGQATEASVALFGYERAPHGVPAPPRQTGQVYADTSLKAYGVRAGQTLLLGPTQYTVEVVGWVSDTNFLIQGGLWGNVETWQAALASARPDQVLAPGTYQVLTVSTAAGADPTRVAAAIDVATGGTTHTVTRSFAVDSLPGIKQQRSTFNAIIYTTFFVAALVVALFFALLTLERIGMYAVFKAMGASSGQVFGQVVVQAIVIAALSFVLGAMLALAARGVIPAQVPLQLTGGRAIEVAVGLIVMSTLGSALSLRRVVGIDPATAIG
- a CDS encoding ABC transporter ATP-binding protein, yielding MTALQLENIRKVYQSGEGEIVAVDRASLEVGDAEIVALVGPSGSGKTTLLSIAGGLLSPSEGRVVVAGDDISGYDPKRLTKFRRESVGFVFQSVNLVPFLTARENLLVVAEFGRRDKKKSAARADQLLGELGLDKRKSNLPAQLSGGERQRVAVGRAFMNEPDLVLIDEPTSALDTKLGEQVMELIVTEVRARDTAAVIVTHDLRMTHYADRTLNITDGVLCDASTS